A window of Pararhodobacter sp. genomic DNA:
GATCAACTCGAGGCCCCGATACGGGCTGCTGATCGGGTCACTGTAGTCGCTGCAAACGGCGGCCATATCGTCAAGCGTGTGACAGCCACCCAAGGCGCGAAGGCTCTGGATGAGATCCTCGGCAACCTCGCCGGTATAGAACCCGTCGCGCCCCGCGCGCGCGATGCGGCGCAGGACCTCGGCCTGACCCGGCGCGGCAAAGCGATCGCCCACCTTTGGGGCGCTCCCGCCCGGCAGGAAATGCCGCCGCGCATCGCCCTGCAAACCGTCCTTTTCGGCCCAATCCAGCGCCACGCGGGGGGCCACGGGCACGCCTTGTTCGAAATATCCGATGGCCGGGGCCAGCACTTGCGCCAGGTCCAACTGTCCCCAATCGGTGTTCAGGCGGCAAAAGGCATCGACCGCGCCGGGCATGGTTACCGCCTCAACACCATAAGTCGGCACCGCCGACAGGCCCCGATCCCGCATGGCCTGCGCGTTCAGCCCAGCGGGCGCACGGCCAGAGCCATTCAACGCCACCACATCCTCGCGGCCTGCGGGCTTCACCAGGACAAAACAATCGCCGCCCAATCCGGCCATTTGCGGCTCCAGCAGTCCCAGCAAAACCCCGGCGCCAATCGCCGCATCAACGGCGTTTCCGCCCTCGCGCAGCAGTTGAATGGCGACCTGTGCGGCCAGCGGGTGCGAGGTGGCGACCATGCCGTTTTGCGCGTAAACGGCGGAACGTCCGGGGCGTTGAAAGTCGCGCATAGGTCAGGCTCCTGCATGATTTTCACGCAGAATAGTCGATGCGCGGGAAAACTGAACCGGAAAAGAAAAAGAGGTCGACCCAATCGGGCCGACCTCTGAGCGACCGCCGATGCCTGGGCCAAAACCAGCTTCAAGCGCGACATGTCGCAGATTTGGGCTTGACGCGCGTCGGTGCTCTGGCTGCCGAAAATCACCCCCACCCAAGCGACGACGCACAAGGCGCACGGCTCGGGCAACGGTTGGCAAACACTGGCCGCACGATCCCCCCGACAAACGTTGATCTAAAAAGCATACGTCATTGGATACTGCAACGTTAGCAGGATTCGCCGGACCCGGCTTCACCCATATGGGTTAAAAGGCACTCGTCAGGCGTATCATTTTGCGACACACTGACACGCAGACCGAGTCATGGGGATGCTGGCCATGGACAAGTTGACCCACGCAAACACCGACACTGATCTCGAACGGGCGCGCCTGATCGGCAGCATTTATGAAACCGTGCTGAACCCTGAGCATTTCGACGTTTTCATGCATGACTGGTCCAGCTATGTGGATCAAGCGGCGCGTCGGTTGGGCGAATTGCAGGTCGGCGCGGGCAATGCCGGGCGCTTGGTGAATGATCCGATTGTCGAGGCTCATTTCCAGCGCGCCTTCTCGTTGTTCGAACGCATGGGCCGCGGCGAAGACTCCCCGGATCCCGGATTCGAGGGGCGGGTGCCGCTTGTGCGGTTGGGGCGTCGCGGGGTGATCACCGACCTGACCGCCGAGGCCGAGGCCCTGTTTGGTGCTGCCCCCAGCCTGGCGTCGATCTACGACGCGCTGGATCGTGATAGCGCGACGCGGCTGTCGGCCTTCCTGACAACCTTCGAGCGCGCGCCTGCCTCGGGCCGGTTCGTTGTGTTGTCTCTGGCGCCGACCGCCGACACGATGCCGCTTGACATGCCGGGGGGCGGGCTGATTGCGGCGGTAACCTGCCGTGCGTCAGGGGGCGACGGGTTTGTCGCGGAACTGCGACCCTTGGCGATTGGCTGGTCAACCGGCCTCGCCGGGGTTTTGTCGGATTCGTTCAACCTCACCCCGCGCGAGGTTGAACTGGTGCATGAACTCTCGCAGGGCGGTGATCTGGCGGCCATTGCCGAACGGGTTGATCGGTCTCTCAACACCTTGCGGGCGCAGTTGAAATCGGTGTTTGCGAAAACCAGAACCGGGTCTCAGTCCGAGTTGATGCGCTTGGTGGCGGTGCTGGTGCTGCATGGCCCGACCACCGAGGCACCCGTTGATCCGGGTCTCAGCACCACGCGCGAACACCGGATCGACCTTGGCAATGGTCAATTCTTGCCGATACACACCCTTGGCCCCGAGGACGGGCTGCCGGTGATCTTCCTCCACGGTATGCTCGAAGGTCTGGGCGTGTTGCAACGGATCGGATCGGCGCTGGAGGCCGAAAATCTGCGGCTGGTTGCCCCGGTGCGCCGCAACTATGGCCAGTCGATCCATGACCCTCGGATCAAGGAAGCGCCTGAAATCTTTGCCCATGATCTTGCGGTCATCCTGCAAAAGCTGGGCATTGAACAATGTGTCGTTGTCGGGCACATGGCCGGCGGCATCTACGCCTTTGCCGCGGCCGCCCATTTGCCAGACAAGGTTGTCGGGGTGTTCAACGTTTCCGGCTGCGTCCCGATCAAAACCATCGAGCAATTCTCCTCCATGACACCGCGCCAACGCGCGGTTGCCTATACCGCCCGTTTTGCGCCCGCACTGTTGCCGGCCGTCTTGCGCGCCGGAATTGCCCGCATCGACAGCACCGATGTCAAACGCTTCATGGTGCCGCTTTATCCCGAGGGAACACGCGACCGCGCCACCGTCGAGAACCCCAGGATCGCGGCCGCCCTGATCGATGGCTACCGGTTCACCGTGGCACAAGGCATCGTCGCGTTTCAGGTTGATTCATGGCACGTCACCCGCAATTGGGGCGATCTGGTCGCCGGCTGCACCTGCCCGGTGTCCCTGATCCATGGACAGTTGGACCCGGTCGTGACGATTGGCAGCGTGCGCGACTTTGCACGGTCGAACCCTCGTGTCACCCTGAACGAGATCCCGCGTGAGGGGCAGTTGGTGTTCCACGCGCGTCCCGACATGGTGATCAAATGTCTCGCCAGGTTCGCGCGCACCTGCCTGAACGTTGCGCCGCCTTAGCGCCGGGTTGTACTGTGCCCCATTCCACCCCATGTTTCAGGGGAACCCAGATCTCGAGGTCCTGCCTATGCCCCACCGCGCCAAGCTCACAGTCGGCTCCTATAATATCCACAAGGGCGTTGGCAGCGATTACCGGCGCGATCCACGCCGAACGATTTCGGTGATCCGTGAGTTGGCTGCTGATATCGTCGCCCTGCAAGAGGTCGACCGGCGTTTTGGCGATCGGCGCGGCGTGTTGGACCTGCAGGCGTTGAATGACGCAACCGGCCTCTCACCGATCCCGCTGTCCGACCGTTTGGCCGAGCTGGCGCATGGCTGGCACGGCAATCTGATCCTGTTTCGCAACGCCCAGTTTGAAAGCGCGCATGTCATCTCCCTGCCGGGTCTGGAACCGCGTGGCGCGATTGTCGCCAATCTGACCTATCGCGGGCACCGGTTGCGGGTGATTGCCGCGCATCTCGGGTTGCTGAAGGGCTCGCGCAAAACCCAGTCACAGCGGTTGGCCGAGGAAATCGGTGACGACAGCGCAACGGTGATGATGGGGGATCTGAACGAATGGCGGCAAGGGGAAGGATGCTCGCTGACGGCGCTCAAAGCCGGGCTCAAGGCCGAAGAGAACGCCCAGACCGTGCCCAGCTTTCCCGCCCGGCGCCCCACCTTGTCGCTGGATCGCATCATCGGCTGCACGGCGGCGCAGATCACGAACCTTCGACCTCACGACACACCGCTGTCACGCCTTGCCTCTGATCACTTGCCGATCCGAGCGGACATCAGGCTCGGATCATGATGGCGTGGCTCCTGTGGGGCTTGCTGGGGCTGATCGTGGTTCCGGTGATCTTGGGGGCGGTGATCTGGTCGACAGGGCGCTATGTCTGGCGCAAGGAAGGCACGCCTTCCTACATTATCCCGCCGGGGCAGGGCACCGCGCTCGATGACCTGCTGGCGCCCATCGAGGCGCAGCACCCCGGGAAAACCGGTGTTACGCTGGTCGATGACCCCGCCGAGGCGCTTGGTCTGCGGTTGGCGATGGCGCAATTGGCCGGGCGCAGCCTCGATCTGCTGTATTACATCTGGCACGATGACCTCAGCGGGCGGCTCTTGGCAAAGGCCGTGCTCGAGGCCGCCGACCGGGGGGTGCGCGTGCGGATGCTGTTGGATGACGTGAACGCCCTCAATCGAGACCCGGTCTATCGCGCGCTGGATCGACACCCCAGAATCGATGTGCGCCTGTTCAACCCGATCCGCAACCGGGACCGCGGGTTTCGGCGGGGACTCGAGATCTTGCTCAGCATCCTGCCCTATAATCGGCGTATGCATGGCAAGCTCTGGATCACCGACGGGCGGCTGGCCCTGACCGGCGGGCGCAACATCGGCGATGAGTATTTCGGCCTGCTGGAGGGGCCGGGGCATGATTTTGACGACCTCGACACGTTGCTGTCCGGCCGTATCGTGCGAGACGCCGAAGCCCATTTCGACGACTTCTGGAATTCCGGCCTCGCCTTGCCCATCGGCACGCTATGGCCCGGAAAACGCAAACGTCTGCGCCGGTTTCGCACGCGCCTGGTCCGATTTCTGAACAAGCCGCTGTCGAGGAAGCGCCTGTCCGGTGCGGTGCGGCACACCGCCGAAGATGCCGCCGCCGCGCTGCGTCTCCCGGATCTGCATTGGGTGAGCCAGATCACCTTTCTCGGCGACCCCCCGGAAAAGACCTTGGCCAAAGAGCGCGACGGCTGGTTGCCCGCGGCCCTGCTGCCCTTGTTGCAAAATGCCCAGCACAGCGTGCGGATCATGACGCCCTATCTCGTGCCCGGTCGACAAGGTGCGGCGCAGCTTCTGGCCCTGACCGGCGCGGGGGTTCGCGTCGAGATCATCACCAATGGCCTGGCCCAGTCGGACAATGTTCTGGTGCATGGCGCCTATCGCTGGTATCGGACCCGGCTCCTGACGGGGGGCATCAAGATCTTCGAGGTCGCCTCCCGGACCGCACCGCGCCACATGCTGCACAGCAAGGCGTTCCTGGTCGATGACAAGGCCGGCTTTGTCGGCTCGTTCAATTTTGACATGCGCTCGGCGTTCATCAACACCGAATTGGGCGTGATGTTTGACGATCCCCATCTGGTCGCCGAACTGGGCGCTTTGTTTGACACCAGCATCACGCCGGAAAACGCCTATCGGGTGGCGATGCAAGGGCGCTTGCCGGCCTGGTCCCGGGGCGACGGTCCGGTGACACATCTTGAGCCCGATACCAATATGGCCAAGCGGGTGATTTCCTTCACCGTCGGACACCTGCCAATCCATCGGTTTCTCTGAGCGCCGCCGTTCAGCGCCAGACCGCGCCGTCGTCCTGCGGTGCCGGACCAAACGCGCGCGTGGTGTCGGGCACCACCGCCAAAGCCGCTGCCAACTGCTGACGATAGGCCGCGCGCGAAATCTCCACCCCGCCAAGACTGGCCAGATGCGGCGTCACATATTGCGTGTCCATCAGGCGAAACCCGCCCGCCTTGAGCCGCGCCACCAGCTCGGCCAGTGCCATCTTGGATCCATCGGTGACCCGCGACACCATGCTCTCGGCGAAAAACGCGCCACCAAGCGCCAAGCCGTAAACGCCGCCCGCAAAGGCGCCATCCGGGGACCAGACCTCGACCGAATGCGCAAGCCCCAAGACATGCAGCGCCTTGAAAACCGCGGCAATTTCCGCGTTGATCCAGGTGTCTTCCCGGTCGGCGCAAGCCGCAATGACCGTCGAAAAGGCCTGGTCGCAACTGAACCGATACCCCCCGCGCCGCCGGGTCCGCACGAGCGAGCGCGCGACATGAAATCCGTCCAACGGCATCACGCCTCGATGGCGCGGCTCGAACCAATGGATCTGATCGCTCTGCGCGGTTTCCGCCATCGGGAACACGCCGCCCGCATAGGCTTTGACAATCAGATCAGGCGTCAACCGCATCTCGGCCCATCTTTGTTCTTGAAATATCCTCAGGGGGTGAAGGCCCAGGCCTGAGGGGGCTGAAAGCCCCCTTCTTGTCGCCCGTTCTCAGCCCAGCTTCTCGGCCAGGAATTTTTCGAGCCAATGGATGTTGTAATTGCCCGACTGCACATCCGGATCGTCGAGAAGCTCGAAAAACAGTGGCAAGGTCGTGTCGATCCCGTCAATGATCAACTCGCCCAACGCCCGGCGCAGCCGCGCCAAAGCCTCGGGCCGGTCGCGTCCATGCACGATCAGCTTGCCGATCAGGCTGTCGTAATAGGGCGGGATCTTGTAGCCGCCATACAACGCCGAATCCATCCGCACACCCAGCCCGCCGGGGGCGTGGAACGTGTTGACCTTGCCGGGGCAGGGCGTGAAATTCGGCAGCTTTTCGGCGTTGATCCGCACCTCGATGGCGTGACCGTTGACCTGCAATTCGTCCTGCGTGAACGACAGTGGCATTCCCTGCGCCACGCGGATCTGCTCGCGCACCAGATCGACGCCAAAAATCGCCTCGGTGACCGGGTGCTCGACCTGCAAACGGGTGTTCATCTCGATGAAATAGAACTCGCCATCCTCGAACAGGAACTCGATGGTGCCGGCACCCGAATAGCCCATCTTGGCAATCGCATTGGCACAGATGCCGCCGATATGGGCGCGCATTTCAGGCGTGATGCTGGGGCCGGGGGCCTCCTCGAACACCTTTTGGTGACGCCGTTGCAGCGAACAATCCCGCTCGCCCAGATGCACCGCGTTGCCCTTGCCGTCGCCGAACACCTGCACCTCGATATGGCGCGGTTTCTGCAGATATTTCTCGATATAGACTTCGTCATTGCCGAACGCGGCCTTGGATTCCGAACGCGCCGTGCGAAAGGCGTTTTCCAGCTCGGCTGCGGATTTCGCAACCTTCATGCCGCGCCCGCCGCCGCCCGCCGTGGCCTTGATGATGACCGGATAGCCCATACCCTCGGCGACGGACTTTGCCGTCTCGAAGTCCGGCACGCCACCTTCAGAGCCCGGCACAACCGGAATGCCCAGTTCTTTCGCCGTCACTTTGGCGGTGATCTTGTCGCCCATCATGCGGATATGTTCCGCGCTGGGTCCGATGAAGGTCAGGTCGTGATCCTCGAGCATCTGCACGAAAGCCGCGTTTTCCGACAGGAATCCATAGCCCGGATGGATCGCCTGCGCCCCGGTGATCTCGCAGGCCGAGATGATCGCCGGCATCGACAGATAGCTGTCGGTGGACGAGGCCGGGCCAATGCAGATGGCTTCGTCGGCCATGCGCACATGCATCGCATCACTGTCGGCGGTGGAGTGCACCGCGACCGAGCGGATGCCCATTTCACGACAGGCGCGGATCACCCTGAGGGCAATCTCGCCACGGTTGGCAATGAGGATCTTTTCGAACATGCGCTGGCCTTATTCGATGATCATCAGGGGCGCGCCGTATTCGACGGGGGTGCCGTCGGCGACAAGAATGCGCTTGATGGTGCCCGAGGCGGGTGCCGGGATCTGGTTCATGGTTTTCATCGCCTCGATGATCAGCACGGTCTGCCCGGCGGTCACCGCCTGGCCAATGGCGACAAAGGGTGCGGCACCGGGTTCGGGTGACAGATAGGCGGTGCCAACCATCGGCGAGGCCACGGCACCGGGATGCTCGGCGGGGTCCGCGCTGATCAGGGCCGGGGCGGCGGTGACCGGGGCGCTGGCCTGTGGGGCCACAGGGGCCGCCTGCGGGGCCGCCGCCGGCGCGGCAACCATTTGGGTTTGCTTGGAAACCTTGACGTTCAGCGCGTCGTTTTCGCCGTATTCGCGTTTCACCGAAATCTCGGTCAGATCATTGCTGTTGAGAAGCTCGGCCAAGGCCTGAATGAAGGCAACATCCGCCGTGGTATGATCTTTGCTCATGGACTTCCTCGTCGCGTTATGGGCCAGCCGGGGTCGGCATGCGCCCCGCAATTTTCTGGGGTGTTATACGGTACGCATGGACCTGTGAAAAGTGCCATTCGGCCCGCCGTTCGACGCTATCCAGGCAACAGGTGTCGCTTGCACGCGCTTGGCGGGCATGGTGTAACACGGGGCAACCGGAGGCAAGTCATGGTCCGATCCGCGCTCTCGGGGACGCGAATCCGCGCTTTGCGCACAGCGCGACGGCTGGGTCAGGCCGATCTTGCGCGTATGGCCGGGATTTCGCCGTCCTATCTCAACCTGATCGAGCACAATCGCCGTCGGGCGCGCCCGCAGGTGCTCGAGGCGATCGCGGGGGCATTGCAGATCCCGCTGGAGAGTCTCGATGAGCACAGCGGCGACGCGCAGATCGACGCGCTGCGGGCCGCCGCCACGCGTGCCAGTCAGGGTTTCGAGCCGGAACTGGACCGCGCCGAAGAATTCCTGGGGCGGTTCCCCGGTTGGGCGGCGTTGGTGACGCAAATCCACGCCCATACCGAGGGCCAGGATCGCGTCATCGAGCGTCTGTCTGATCGCATGGCGCATGACCCCAATCTGTCGACGTCACTGCACGAGATCGTCTCGGCGGTCACCTCGGTGCAATCCACCGCCGCCATTCTGGCCGAATCCGAGGATCTGGAGCCCGAGTGGCGCGCCCGGTTTCATGCCAATATCCACGCGGATTCCGTGCGCCTGGCTCATGCCGCCGAGGCATTGGTCGCCTTTCTCGATACTTCCAGCGAGGAAACCGGCCTTGCTGCGCCGCAAGAAGAGATGGAAAGCTGGCTGGCGCGGCAGGAATTCCACATTGACGCGCTGGAACAGACCGCCGCCGCCGATTGGGCGCGTCTCTGCGCCGGACAGGTCGAACTTGCCTCGGCCTCGTCGCGGGAACTGGCCGAGGCGTGGCTCAAGACGGCCCATGCCGATGCGCAGGCGTTGCCGCTCGACCGTTTGGCGCCTGTGCTGGTGGCAATGTTCAGCGGCGGCAAGGACTTTGCGCCCGAGGGGCTGGCGCGCGAATTCGGCGTTGGTCTGGCGCAGGTGTTCCGCAGGCTGGCAATCTTGCCGGTTTTGCAAGGCGTGCCCCGGTTCGGGCTTGCGGTCTGCGACGGCTCGGGAACCCTGGTGTTTCGCCGCCCCGTCGAGGGCTTCGCGTTGCCCCGGTTCGGTGGGGCCTGTCCGCTCTGGCCGCTCTATCAGGCGATGGTGCAACCCGACCGGCCCATACGCGCGGTGATCGAATTCGCCGGGCGCCCCACCATGCGCTTCGTGGCCCACGCCATTTGCTCGGCGCGTGATCCGATGCGCTACGATCCGCCTTTTGTCTGGGAATCGAGCATGTTGATCACCCCGGCCACTGGCGGTGATGCCGGCGTCCGAGAAATCCGGAACCGCGCCG
This region includes:
- a CDS encoding alpha/beta fold hydrolase codes for the protein MDKLTHANTDTDLERARLIGSIYETVLNPEHFDVFMHDWSSYVDQAARRLGELQVGAGNAGRLVNDPIVEAHFQRAFSLFERMGRGEDSPDPGFEGRVPLVRLGRRGVITDLTAEAEALFGAAPSLASIYDALDRDSATRLSAFLTTFERAPASGRFVVLSLAPTADTMPLDMPGGGLIAAVTCRASGGDGFVAELRPLAIGWSTGLAGVLSDSFNLTPREVELVHELSQGGDLAAIAERVDRSLNTLRAQLKSVFAKTRTGSQSELMRLVAVLVLHGPTTEAPVDPGLSTTREHRIDLGNGQFLPIHTLGPEDGLPVIFLHGMLEGLGVLQRIGSALEAENLRLVAPVRRNYGQSIHDPRIKEAPEIFAHDLAVILQKLGIEQCVVVGHMAGGIYAFAAAAHLPDKVVGVFNVSGCVPIKTIEQFSSMTPRQRAVAYTARFAPALLPAVLRAGIARIDSTDVKRFMVPLYPEGTRDRATVENPRIAAALIDGYRFTVAQGIVAFQVDSWHVTRNWGDLVAGCTCPVSLIHGQLDPVVTIGSVRDFARSNPRVTLNEIPREGQLVFHARPDMVIKCLARFARTCLNVAPP
- a CDS encoding endonuclease/exonuclease/phosphatase family protein, encoding MPHRAKLTVGSYNIHKGVGSDYRRDPRRTISVIRELAADIVALQEVDRRFGDRRGVLDLQALNDATGLSPIPLSDRLAELAHGWHGNLILFRNAQFESAHVISLPGLEPRGAIVANLTYRGHRLRVIAAHLGLLKGSRKTQSQRLAEEIGDDSATVMMGDLNEWRQGEGCSLTALKAGLKAEENAQTVPSFPARRPTLSLDRIIGCTAAQITNLRPHDTPLSRLASDHLPIRADIRLGS
- a CDS encoding phospholipase D family protein, which produces MMAWLLWGLLGLIVVPVILGAVIWSTGRYVWRKEGTPSYIIPPGQGTALDDLLAPIEAQHPGKTGVTLVDDPAEALGLRLAMAQLAGRSLDLLYYIWHDDLSGRLLAKAVLEAADRGVRVRMLLDDVNALNRDPVYRALDRHPRIDVRLFNPIRNRDRGFRRGLEILLSILPYNRRMHGKLWITDGRLALTGGRNIGDEYFGLLEGPGHDFDDLDTLLSGRIVRDAEAHFDDFWNSGLALPIGTLWPGKRKRLRRFRTRLVRFLNKPLSRKRLSGAVRHTAEDAAAALRLPDLHWVSQITFLGDPPEKTLAKERDGWLPAALLPLLQNAQHSVRIMTPYLVPGRQGAAQLLALTGAGVRVEIITNGLAQSDNVLVHGAYRWYRTRLLTGGIKIFEVASRTAPRHMLHSKAFLVDDKAGFVGSFNFDMRSAFINTELGVMFDDPHLVAELGALFDTSITPENAYRVAMQGRLPAWSRGDGPVTHLEPDTNMAKRVISFTVGHLPIHRFL
- the aat gene encoding leucyl/phenylalanyl-tRNA--protein transferase produces the protein MRLTPDLIVKAYAGGVFPMAETAQSDQIHWFEPRHRGVMPLDGFHVARSLVRTRRRGGYRFSCDQAFSTVIAACADREDTWINAEIAAVFKALHVLGLAHSVEVWSPDGAFAGGVYGLALGGAFFAESMVSRVTDGSKMALAELVARLKAGGFRLMDTQYVTPHLASLGGVEISRAAYRQQLAAALAVVPDTTRAFGPAPQDDGAVWR
- the accC gene encoding acetyl-CoA carboxylase biotin carboxylase subunit; translation: MFEKILIANRGEIALRVIRACREMGIRSVAVHSTADSDAMHVRMADEAICIGPASSTDSYLSMPAIISACEITGAQAIHPGYGFLSENAAFVQMLEDHDLTFIGPSAEHIRMMGDKITAKVTAKELGIPVVPGSEGGVPDFETAKSVAEGMGYPVIIKATAGGGGRGMKVAKSAAELENAFRTARSESKAAFGNDEVYIEKYLQKPRHIEVQVFGDGKGNAVHLGERDCSLQRRHQKVFEEAPGPSITPEMRAHIGGICANAIAKMGYSGAGTIEFLFEDGEFYFIEMNTRLQVEHPVTEAIFGVDLVREQIRVAQGMPLSFTQDELQVNGHAIEVRINAEKLPNFTPCPGKVNTFHAPGGLGVRMDSALYGGYKIPPYYDSLIGKLIVHGRDRPEALARLRRALGELIIDGIDTTLPLFFELLDDPDVQSGNYNIHWLEKFLAEKLG
- the accB gene encoding acetyl-CoA carboxylase biotin carboxyl carrier protein; translation: MSKDHTTADVAFIQALAELLNSNDLTEISVKREYGENDALNVKVSKQTQMVAAPAAAPQAAPVAPQASAPVTAAPALISADPAEHPGAVASPMVGTAYLSPEPGAAPFVAIGQAVTAGQTVLIIEAMKTMNQIPAPASGTIKRILVADGTPVEYGAPLMIIE
- a CDS encoding helix-turn-helix domain-containing protein gives rise to the protein MVRSALSGTRIRALRTARRLGQADLARMAGISPSYLNLIEHNRRRARPQVLEAIAGALQIPLESLDEHSGDAQIDALRAAATRASQGFEPELDRAEEFLGRFPGWAALVTQIHAHTEGQDRVIERLSDRMAHDPNLSTSLHEIVSAVTSVQSTAAILAESEDLEPEWRARFHANIHADSVRLAHAAEALVAFLDTSSEETGLAAPQEEMESWLARQEFHIDALEQTAAADWARLCAGQVELASASSRELAEAWLKTAHADAQALPLDRLAPVLVAMFSGGKDFAPEGLAREFGVGLAQVFRRLAILPVLQGVPRFGLAVCDGSGTLVFRRPVEGFALPRFGGACPLWPLYQAMVQPDRPIRAVIEFAGRPTMRFVAHAICSARDPMRYDPPFVWESSMLITPATGGDAGVREIRNRAAGGWKQLPHLPANRLPGATRALDRDRLTGLRSGFCFSSEPLTHL